In Euphorbia lathyris chromosome 10, ddEupLath1.1, whole genome shotgun sequence, the DNA window TTGAAACGACAATCTAAGACgaattcttttcttttcaacaTCTTACTTAGAATtcctttttattatattaatgaCTAATCATATGCATGCTAAAAGGATTCTACTCACAATTCATTTAGGAAGTTGCCGATAATCAGGATCTTCAGACAGAAAAAGTTGTACCCAAAATTCGAAATCGGCATTAGGGTACTTCTACTTTAACGTCTAAAGAAACAAAACTTTATACTGCAAAGACCTCTTATTTCCCAATTCATTCGTCTCTTTGGATAATACGAGCAATGGTAGAAACCGATTGCTCCTTCAGTTCATTTATTGACTTCACGAAGTTGGCTTCGTTAGAGGATTTTTCTTCCTTTAAGGAAGCCAGTTTCTTCCGAAGCTCAATGTTCGTTGTTTAGGCCATCAGCATGGACTTTCTAGCCGAAAAAAGCCAGTTTCTTCCGAAGCTCAATGTTCGTTGTTTAGGCCATCAGCATGGACTTTCTAGCTGTTTCGGCTCTCTTTTTCTACTTTCGCTTCAGTTTTTGCGGCTTCCAATGAAACCTCCATTTCAATCATTTTGTCCTTTAAGGAGCCAAGTGCTACTTCAAACTTATTTCTGGCCTTTTGATACTTTTCGGAATTAATCAGTAAAGTGTTATGTTCATCCTAAAGAACTCGAAGTGTATATAGATGTTTGCGAATAAGCTATTCCTTAGTGGTAACCATATCCTCCAAATCTTTGACTCATTGCGCTTTCTAAATAGCAAACCTTTCAGACTTATGAGCTTCAGCCACTTTCTCATGGGCCTTGTCAACTTCTTCTTTAGCTACCATCAATTTGTTTCTCACCTTATCTAGCTCTTTAAGAGCTTCGACAATTGAGAAGGCTTGATCAACCCTTTTTTCTTGCTGCTCATGATACTTGGCAGCCAAATTGCGAAATTGCTCCACAAATAAAGCAGTAGAAGATAGATCCTGCAAAATACAAAACACAAGTTAAAAAGGCAAAAATCAAGCAAGAATGGCAGAGACAAGTATATGGTAATAAACTTACCAACACATTCCGTTCGAGAGTTTCACAAACTGACTTGAAGGGATTCAAATGCTTAAAAAGTTTAACGTCACGTACTATAACAGCTAATCGTGTGATGTAATCTGTAATGCCAAGGATCCGAAGAGACAGTCGATCTCCGAAGAGAGTAGACCACAACTGCAAAAGTTAGGAAAGATTAAACAAGAAAGAAGAATGAAGATCTCTTTTTCAAGATTTTATGCAAAAAGAATAATCTTACTTGTGGTCTATCGTACTGAGTGAATTTAGCCAACATCTCTGAGTCAACTGTATCAGAAATTTGATTGACAATCTCAGGGTTGACTCCATGAGGTAAAGAATATTTCTGGTTCGCTATCATTTGGGCTTTCTTTTCTTTGTATTCTTTTCTCCTTTTCGGAGATGGCTCTTGGAGATCAGTTGTCTCAATTACTCTCTGTCTTTTCCCCGCGCACCAAGAATCTTCAACTATTGGTATGTGAATTCTCTTCAGACGAGAATTCTTGGTCAATTGATGGCCAATCTCTTCCATCCTCATCTCACATTCGGTATCAGAGATGTCTGAATCCGAATACTTGGTGTCCACTGGATCGGGAATTTTCTTTTACAGATTTTTCTTCGGTGCAGTTTGTTCAACAAATCTTGAGCTTTCACCAAAGTTCTTGGTAGAAGCACATCGTTTTAGCTGGACTTTTGGAGATGAAGGCAGAGAATTAACTGAATCCAATCTATCCTCGAAAAAGTGTTCAGGACTCTCACCGAATCCATCGGGAGATGAAAGGTCACCATTAGTAGACACGTTTATTGCCACCGTTGGGGTGGTTGAGTAGAATGGTATTCCTTCATTTTGTGTGGTGGTCTCTAATGTTTTGTTTGGGGAGGAGGCTGGAAGATCAACTTCAGGACTTGGAGTTATTTCTTGTGAAGGCTGAGCTTCTAAGGAATGAGAAGCTTCTGATGAAGGCTAGGCTTCGGATGAAGGTTGGGCTTAGGATAAAGGTTGGGCTTCGAATGAAGGCTATTTAGAGTAGAATCTTCGGGATCAATCTGGATCGTGGGGTTCTATGCGGTGGCCCTTGTAGTTATCCTctattctttcaatttctctagACGAGCTATCAAGTTTTCATGAATTTCAGACATGATCAGAATCTCATGTGACAAGAACAAGAAAAGTATAAATTTGAGAAAACGAAGGAAAAATATACCTTTTATAGCTTCAAAACGTTTTGAATCAGGATAAACAATCTCATGTTCCTTGTTGAAGAATCTAGTGTATTCTCTTTCTTGGATAACTCTCGTCGTCGCTGGGAATTCCCACTGAAGCTTATAAGAGCTAATTCGTTCAACATTAATCTTTTCTTCAAGGGTCAGTGGCCTTGCAAGTTCCCATGTGTTGGATTCCTTCAGCCTATCACTCGAGGTAGTGATAAAAGGGAATCCCCAGATGTACTGGTAGTTTGGATCTACGCCATTCGGCTCTATACAGAACCACTTTGGCTTGAAGTCCTTAATGCTTTGCACCTTTTTCTTCAAAAAGGGCATCTTTTTTTGCAAAGAGTCTAGTAAATCATGTCTTCTTCGGGTTTCTTCGTTGGATGCTCGAAACAAGGCTCTGATTAATTTGATGTTAAGGTCTGTTCAAATCTTGTCAAAACCAAGTAACTCCAGCCAGGCATTTGGGGTTATTTGGCAAGATGAAAGGTTAAATTCATTCAATACGACTTTTATGCCATGTGGAAGAGGAAACTTCATTTCTTACTCCAAGTATTGGATAAAAATACCTAATTTGATTTTGGGGAGAGGGAGGGAAGATAAGCTCTTTCGTCTtctttgggaaaggaaattatCATCTCTCGAAGCCATGGATAAACTTCTGGTAGGACATTTAGGCGAAAGACGGATAAAGTTGATGGCTGGTTAAAAACTTTAAGGTTATCTTTTTTAGGTTTAGCCACTTTCTCAGCAGTAGCAGTCTCGTTGGGCCTTTCTAAGGTTTCAGTAATCTAGTTAGAGATTTCTAGGATTTCATCAGGAATTTTAGAGGTATTGTGATGCAGAGCATTTCCTTAAGGGTTCGAGTCACGGTAAAAGGAATCGGTGATCGGGTGAGACACTAGGCGAGATCGGTCGGTTGTGGCAAATGGCCAACATTAGCTAGAAAAGCCTGCACATGGCGTGTGACATGtcccacacgccgtgtggggCTTCTCTTGTCCAAAACGGCTGAGTTCAGAGCTGGGCGAATTGGCTCCATCTTTCGCAATGACGTGAACCTTTtggaaatttgattgtgatacctcacatgcgggaagaagcaacacctacaccatacgcaaaggcAGAATCTGATACATCCTTAGACCTTTGAAGCATTCACCCAGTGAGAAAAGGAAGTCCACTTTGAAAGCTCTTCTAACTCAGGATTTgaatgtgaatgggtgcatCAGTAGCACAGGTGAGACATCGAgtcatcttgacttgggttccatggatGATTTAGCTAGCATCTCTCCtaatgaagtcaaatccaaGGAAGGGAATGAGGTTGAGAGGGTGAAGAGAAATGTTGAGGGTGAGGAAGTTGAGCCAATGTCCGAAGGTGACAAGTACATGTCTTAACACGGGCAACCTAAAGGGCTCCCACCTTTGAGAAAGTTACCACATGACATAGCGTGTGATCCAGGGGATAGTGCACCTAGTTCAACAAATGGTGAGTTAAGCTCTAAGAAGGAGGATGAAGGTTACTCTATGATAAACTGGGATCTGGGGGATAGTGCACCTAGTCCGACACCGAGACGCCTAGCACATGCAATATGCAAATGAATCAAGGCACTCACTTGGTAAAacctgaacttattcttttgtgctttgaTAAAATATGTGTTGGGATCTTTGTTGTGTATGTTGAGAAAGAACATATCCTATGAGGAGTCCATAATGGGTGATCTTATAGTGAAGAATGTGAGCTTCATAGAGTATTTATTGAAGGGGAATGGCTTCCCGGGGAATATAGAAAATACGTGGGAAATTTAAGACGTGTGGAAGAGTGTCCAAGTTAGTAAAGGGGCGAGTCTTGAGGTCCCAAATTTGTTAACCCAAGGCGAGGAGAGAGCTAATACAAGTGTTCTTGAGCTCACTAAgaagtgggttgacaagtgtcgCCAAGATATTCCATTTGATGTCAGCCATAGGCAAGTAGAGGTTAAACATAGTAGCCGGTTTAGTGGAATGAGTGATAGAGCAGTCCGAGCATATTCACCTCAAGGTCATGTTGGGGTATTGAAGAGTGCTCATGAGATCTCTCCTAATTGGGTTAACATGTGTCGCCAGGACATTCCATTTGAGGTCGGCTATGACTGGAAGAAGGTGGTGGCAACTTTCCAAGTTAGTGATGTGGAGACTGAAAGGATCCGGGGGTGGTCCATTCGAAAAAATGTGGGGATTTGGAAGAGCATCCAAACAAGTGTTGGGAAatggtttgacaagcttcgccaaCATATACCATTCAATGTCGAGAGAGATTGGGAGGCGAGCACAACAGAGGATGAGAGCCGGGGTGAGACACAACTTGAAATATGGGGCAAAGTTTGTGTGAAGAAGGCGGATCCCGAGATATATGGAGTGGGCTTCTTAAATTCAGTCCGAGCAATGTAGTGGTTCGATTTGAGAGTTTGGAGTCCACTCAAAGCTAAGAAGTTTCATCCATATGTAACGAGCACCTTGAGGTCAAGTTCTTTTCAAGAGAGAGTGAATGATGCGGAGCATTTCCTCAAGGGTTCGGGTCGCGGCAAAAGGAATCTACGAATCGGGCGAGAAATGAGGCGAGATTGGTCCCTTGGGGCAAATGGCCAAAATTGGCCAGAAATGCCACAACGTGTGACATGTCCCACGCGCTGTGTGGGGCTGCTCCTATCCAAAACGGAGGAGTTCAGAGCTGGGCAAAGTGGCTCCATCTTTGGCGACGATGTGAACCTTTTCTGTGACGGAAAATTCACTTTCAGCGACAGAATGATGATCTTTAGCGACAGCGAATCAGCTTTTCAGACAAAGAAGAAAACACACAAGGTTATAGGACCAAGGCTTCCACAATTACTTACATCTCTTAACTACAATTACGCCATTTTAACCTTATTGTTTGTACTTTTGTTTTAATTTCCTAAATGCCATTTTGGCATTTCCTTCCTACTCTATCCCTTATCCCTCTTTATTAATTGTAACCCTTGTTAAACTTTTTAGTCTTTTACATTTCTTTTTGTTGAGCTATATATGCTCCTTTATTTGTAAGGATATTGAACTTTTATCAAATACAAATTATCATCTTTTCCAttgaagctttgttaaggtttatAACCTTTAACAATGGTGGATCTTTGATTTTCTACGGATTTAGGCCGTAAAACCAGGATTGACTCCTtttagtttagctagagaagaactatctttgttagtttacgattaaaactaattCATCCAAAATCGATCTGTAACATATTGGTTTGGAGAGATCTACGAACTTTCTTAGTTTCGTGTTTGGAGAAGGAATCCATGTCAAACgataaagaaaacaaaaagcTTAAAGATGAAAAAAATTGAGAAAAGTGGAAACTTACAGCTTTCAATAATGGTAGATTTTGTAGAACATGGAGAATATGAGCTTTGGAGTCCAAAGTTCAACTTATAGAATGAGAAGATGTGAAAGGCCAAACGTTTATTTATCTTAGGATGGATGAAACATGTTTGCCATCACTATGACTCTATGAAGAAGGCTGTTGGTTAATGATTTCAGGTGACATCATTGGTGTCAAACATGTCCCTTGATGTTCTGATCGATGATAACCTAAAAGAATTTCATTATTGCACTATGGGGGGACATCTGATATGGTACTAAGTTAATTAGACTTTTGGAAGTCAGGCTCCGGCCGTGATCTGAGGTCATCGAGATGGGCCTAATTCCACCAAAGCCCATTACTGCGTTATTCTTGGCCAAAGTCATGGCTTCGGCCATCTTACATCCGAAGAATTATTTTTGGAGTTGCTTGAGGAAACACATGGACCAATGAGCATGCTAGGTTGCAAAAGCACGCTCCCCACATTCAGATATATTGCAGCATAGAAAGATAAGGTCCAAAGACCTATCATGTGCTGCCACATCACTTCCGAATCTTCTATATGCATCTATTGCTCTTACACTTAGTTGAGATTTCGCCCCTCACATTCACATTCCTCCCATACGGGTCTTCCCCAACATGATTCGAATGCTTATGGCCACCAATACCCACATCATCAATAATACCTATATTTATAACAATCCTATgaaaatcaaaatcatcaaatgcATCCTCATCGCTACCACTATCGACATTATGAATAATAATAGGATTGAGACGCCTTACCTCGTGTGCCCTAGGGCCCACATGTGGTTGAACAATAGGTCACCTTGGAGGTGGAGATTATGGTGGGAACGATTGACATTGGGGTTGAGGTTGAATGACATATTCTTGCCTCCCATGAAGTCCTCTAGTGGGTTGTGGACGGTTATTCTACATCTCTATCTTGAGCTCCTCAAGGGACGCGTTCATCTCCCCCATCCTTTCATCATGCCTTTCACTTTGCACCGTGAGCACTTATCTAAACCCTCCCATACAACTCTTCATGTCTTCAAACTTCTTTTCCACGGATTCAAACATGTTGTCAATGAACTCCATGGTTTCTTATGGTAGACGGGGTTGTATCATTTCCCTAAAGAAGTCTCTAGAAgaaaaacgactcggctctggTACCAACAAATACAGATTGAAATCAGACTTGGTGTTTTTAATCGTAAACctacaaagatgttcttctcaagcCTATgcttgaaggagtgaatcccaagtgAACAACAAGAtagagctccaatggaggctaaaCTTGATTAATATGATAAAAGTTTCATtttagggctaattacaaatctagcccaactaaaagggtccatttacatatctaacccactttgcttcaatatcaccaaattagacactttcatccactttggacaagaatacccttatttcaattcatcttctttCTCAGATTCTGAACGTCTTTCTCGTCATCCCAAACGGGCgaaaagacggtggtttatagagagaagagaTTTTGTTTCGTTCAATCTTTGAAGAACTAGTGTCTGCGGAAGAGGATTAGGAAGGAAATcttaaaaaataagaaagaaaaaaaaatctaacaattgaactgttgtgatgtcgcatttgtgacgaattcgtcgcaaatgcgacaagattTGTCGCAtctgcgacgaaatgcgacagctgttgtcgcatttgcgacaaaATGCGACAGCGATTGTTGCATTTGTGAAGTGGTgttgcatttgtgacgaaatgcgacaaattcGTCATAAATGCGATAACAATGgaggaaattgaaacaataCCATTACatatgaagaaagaggcaagactagcaagaaaaacatgtatataagctaaaaacataccatttctgCGGGAAATTGAACTAATCactaacgattggtatcagaaattgaaaaacatgaaccgaagaagaagaagaagaaaaagaaggagaagaagaagaaccaatcgaagaagaaagaagaagaagaagaatcgaacgaagaagaagattcgatcgaagaagaaagaagaagaagaatcgatcgaagaagaagaatggatcGAATAGAAATATGAGTATTCTTGtacaaagtggatgaaagtgtctaatttggtgatattgaagcaaagtgggtcagatatgtaaatggactcttttaattgggctagatttgtaattagcccttcATTTTATTACAAATAAAGAGGCTTATATACCCCCATTAGGATAAGTAAAGATACTAAAATACCTCCACTAGGGTTACAAACCAATAAGAGAGAATAGATGTAGGATGGGGATAAGTAGTATAAATGGTAATAAGGAAATTAAGCCTAAtgacaaaacagtaaataagatAGTGGCAAAATAGTAATTTAGGAGATGTCAGTCACTGTCCCCTCTATCTTAGCTTGATGAAGCAGGTAACCCGCGGTGTGTGGATGCCTTGCTGTTCCCCTGTGGCCTTTTCATCCCATCCTCACATGAGCATCACGAGCCAAATAGTAGGTGACGCGTCGAGTCACACGCTGTGTGGGATATCACTCGTCGCATTACTGCAAGTCGGAACTTTGAGTCAATTTGGTTTGGCCTGCATGTGGCCCGATGCACATAGCATGTGAGGCAGTTTTGCTGCTTTATGCGTTTTGGCTCATCCCGTTGGGCTAGTGTTACGAGTTGTGTGCATCCGGAAGTTTGTGAATGTGGAGTTTGTTTTTGGAAATAAGAATTATGATGAGCTAGTTGATGAATTAGTTATGATGATGGTGTAAGATTCGAGTCCTCTCAACTAGAAGAAAGGAAAGCCCGTTGGGCCCAAGAACCAAGGAAGTGATTAAACTAGATAGATAGAGTGGAAATGGAGGGACAGGATAGAAGTCGGGGTGTCAAGTcgctgtttttcttttttattgtttCTCTTCAGTATTTAACGTTAAATCACATCATTTCTGATTTCAGAtttcactctctctccattctgaccttttcattctctctctctTGGTATTTGTTTATTATATTCTTGAGGTTTAAAAGGAGCACAACAAGCTTCTTAACATAACCCATGTGCTCTTGTTTTGCTTCCTTTGCTTTCAAAGATTATAAAACTATTTGCACAAGTAGataactctttttccttcatCTCACACTCTCAATTATTATTAGTTAAGTGTTcacttttgtttttttcctttttgccCCTTTTCTTATTCAGTTGAGACTCTTTCATACCCACTCGAGGAGGAGATATGACTAAAGATCAAGACTTTAAGCTTCTCAAGATCCAGGtctcattctctctctctctctctctcttcatcaCATTCTTTCTGTCCTTTTTTCCAAGTTTATATTAGCTTTGGTTGTGGTATTTTGCCCAGAATGTACCTAATTGTTTTTGCTGTttattcctttcttttcttctttaattTATTTGCAGACATGTGTTCTTAAAGTGAACATACACTGTGATGGTTGTAAGCACAAGGTCAAGAAACTATTACAGAGGATTGAAGGTGCTTTCTCAACTTGGGATTTTAACTCTATACTGGCTGGATCAAAAGATTTATTCTTTTTTAAGACAATGATGAGTGTTGACTGATGACTGATGACATACGAAATGATAAATATGCTTACTTTGACCATGAAACTATATGATCAGTAGATAAGGTCACCAAAATTGGGAATtatcttattttcttttctgaattgtgtaatgttacaggtgtgTACCAAGTAAACATAGATGCTGATCAACAGAAGGTAACTGTATCAGGAAGTGTAGATTCTGCAACTTTGATTAAGAAATTAGGCAAAGCTGGTAAACATGCTGAAATTTGGTCCCAAAAACCCAACAACCAAGACCAGAAGCAAAAGAACAATAACTTCGTAAAGGATGAGAGCAACAACAAAAGTCAAAACATTAAAGGCTTGGAAGCTCTCAAGAAGCAGCAGAAGTTCCCTGCTTTTagctctgaagaagaagaagatgatgactattttgatgatgaagaggatgacgatgaagaagaagatgaagaggatgaGCTCAGGTTTCTGAGGCCAACTCAACTTGGCCTTCTGAGACAGCAAATGGATGCAAACAATGCCAAGAAAGGCATTGATGGAGTCATAACAGCTGCAGCTGCAGCTGCAGCTGCTAACAATAATAAGATGAACAATATTTTAAATGGGAATGTTGAAAAGAAAGGAAACTCAAACCCAAATCAGAATGTGTGTTTGAAGATGAATCCAGAAAAGGCAATGGCAATGGCAGGTCTGAAAATGAACAATGCTCAATTAGGAGGAGGAAACATAACAAGTCCTGAGGAAGGTAGAATGATGAATCTTGCTGGTTTTCATGGTAATTCTGCTGCTGGTGCTGGTGGTGCTTTAGGGGGAGGAGTAGGAGGCAATAATCACAATGGTTATCAACAAGTTCAATCCAATAATGGGTCATTTCCAACATCATCCATGATGATGATGAACATGAATGGATCACAGCATCATCCAGCAGTGATGATGAACATGCAGCAGAATAGGAATGAGATGATGCAAAATCAAGGTCAAGCTCAACTTCAACCTCAGATGATGTATAATAGAGCAGCTTTAATCCCACCTAACACTGCTTATTACTACAACTACAGTCCTGCACCATATCCTCCTCCTTACACATACACTGACCAACTACCCAATTTGAATGGTGATAACTATGTAGCAGCAACAACCCACGTGTTGAGTGATGAAAACACAAGCATCTGTGCAATTATGTGACTtgaaataagcaaattagtatTCTCTATTGTAATATGTCAAAGGTTTGGATTGTAGTTGGAGATGGAGCTGAATCTTATCAGTTACTCTACTGTGTAGTTGTTctctattatattatattatattattactCAAATTCTGTCGCTATCTTCTTGTTTTCTTTTAGTTTCAACAACTCAACACTAGTGGATGTGGATGTGGATGCTAAGCCACAGGATTGGCAAATAATTAAAATGGTGATTGgtgtattaaaatattaaatttaattagcaGCATGGTTTAAATGCACAGCTTAATACTTAAATTATTGAATGCAACAGACAGGGTGACATTGGGTATTGAGAATTCAGAGAGAGCTGTGTTGAAAATGCTTTACTCTTTCTTTCTTACCAACTGTATTTGTTATTTTGATTTCTGGATTAGATAACCCAAATTGATGAATTAGATAATAGTCTTTTATTTCCAAAAATAGATattaattgaaattgaaaaattaaactaatacgGCATGTGATTTCATCGATTGGTAAGTAGTAATTGCGATATTCTTTTTGCTTAAGAGTATATGTaagttacataaaaaaaaaaaaaaaaaacggtcCGGTCGCACTACGGTATTAGTTTTTATTGATCTGTCTAATCGTGATATATTgacttgtttatttttttttatgacaaTAAAATGTTGACTTTTGTTATATGTTGCCATGATGGTTGTAAGAACCGAACTGGATTAACGGTTTAAGACACTCTAAAATTTTGAGCCGGAGGTGATTTGGTTTTTTAATCGTTGAAAACCAGCTAGGACTGTTCAAACTGGCTGGATTAACGGTTTAAGACACTCTAAAATCTTATTTcgttgaaaaataataatttcaaatataaatgaaatgataacattttgttaatataattataatttataggtTCACAACTAATTTGGTGAGTATAGATTTAGGGAATGTCCGGTTACCTACTTTTCACATTTTGTTTGTCATAATgcagagttttaagtgtttggttagatacTTCCTGTTTGTAAAAAAGtagttttttataaaagcaTTTCCAAATGCAAACAGCAAACCCTAACAGAAACAGCAAACATCAAGTAGCCAAACAGCCCTtaatatgattaaaaaaaatcaacaactCAATAAGTTTAAATGCAAGATGAAAGTCTCAATAGACCAAAATTGAAATAATTATtgcataaaaaaattgaaatgattAAGGACTTCTGAATGCTTTAATTGGTTTTTACCTCAAAAATACATGTACATCCTGGTGGATTGTGAGTTTTCATGAAAGGTGAGTTTGCACGTGTATATCACGTGCGTGAATATCCGTAATGGCTACACCGACAGGACCACAAACATTTGTGCAAACTCCCAAGTGCCAAGTGATTGGGTTCTGGTTTGGTTAGCATGCTTCTCTCATATTTATTCCTCAACTTTTAGTTGCCTTGCAAGTATAAGATAAAAGCTACTCTTAAAAACAAGTTGATTAGATATATATTTTACCCTACCAATAAGTTGTTGAATAAATGTTTGggatataaaagaaaaattgatgGCTGTGGCATTTTCAAGGACTAATAGTGTATTAGCTAATCCATGAATAAGTATTTGAATTCATGGCTTACAAATTGATAGATTTAAAAAATGGAGTCCTGAAATCTCCACCATGAATATAAATGTTGTTGGTAGCATACAGAGGAGATAGAGAAAAGGAAAGCTAAAAAGGTTAAAAAGGGGAAGTCTCTTTGTTGACAGAGTACAGAATTGACTTACTTCCAtttgtataaattaaaattcgcACCCAAAAAGGCAAGCAAAAGGCCAAAAGTATGAAGTTGAAGCATTTGTTGGTTTGTAAAGAGTTTGAAAGGAAAGTGTCCGGaatcaaataattaaattaatgttGTCATAGTAACAATTCACTCACGAGTAGTAATAGTAACAGCAAcagggaaagaaaaagaaaggttGTTCCTCGGAGAAGgagaatgagaatgagaatgagaatgagaatgagaatggCTCTATCTACCACAAAAGTTTGTTGGTTTGGTATGGTAAAGGACAGGCACACAAATTAATAAAGCCAAATTGTACTGCCAAATCCACCTTTTAAAGGTAAAAGGATTTTCCCATTTATGATTGCATTTCATTGGTACATACTTCCAAGAAAATTTAGAGAACCTTTTACTTTTCTCAGATTACACAATGCCTGATTTCAACTATTACTGaccatacacatacacatacactcGTGAAATATGGGTGCCTCACCCTATCTACCTACCTTACTGTATCCTAACTTCAAACTGCGTTTTGTACTAAACAAAAACAACTTCATACTCTGTATATGTGGGTTTGAAAGGTTAAATATGTACCCAAAGATCAACCAAACCCACTTTCATCTAACCATAAGCTTGCAAATAATTTCAAGACTCCCAACCTTAACTACATTTACAAATTAGCAAATAAAgtagaagaagagagaaaataTTGGAgcactttaataaaaaaaattaaatgttggaaaagaaagagagaaaattctaaTAACAATTTGAAAATAACATTATAAATGAATACAAAATGACTTGTGATCATTAGTACGAAACAATTACAAAATTTTAAGCCTGATTTCGACATAGTCTCAAATCTTAATGGCCCAAATAGAACATTTGGTAAGGAATGCGAGCTATTCAAATTTGATTTTCATGTCTAAAATATGTATGTAAAATTTCTTGACACTTCAATATCTGTAGACATTTCACACaacagaaaagaatcagaaaataTTTGATCCTCAGGATTTGAAGTGCAGTGTACCTGCATAATATAGCATGGTGGAGCTGGTAGCGGTAGTGTATCTTATTGTGGTGCTAACCTCCACACACGAACAAAGGCATCCTCCCCACAGCTAACCACAGTGCAGTCATCAGTAAATGCCAGGCCATAAACTCCACCCAAGTGAGCTCCTTTAACGGTTATCCGGTTTGAAGCAGGCTTTCCAACTTCATATATGATCACACATGTGTCTAGTGATCCTGTTGCCACCATTGAGCTATTCGGAGACCAATCAAGGCAGTTTATACGAGCAGTGTGAAACAACATTTTATCTAGTTTAACCTGCAAATAACACATATCTATATTATTAATTTGGTTGTTCAACAAAGTATGATATGACAAATTCAATCTTCAATTATGCTGTAACTTTGCAATAGAAGGGACATGGATGCATTTTAAGTTGCAACTATTTTGATACACGAGGAGATGGCTCAAAATCTCCTGTTGCAATATGCTTAGTTATTTGAAAAGAAAGTTATATGTGATGATCAATGAGCAAGagcatacatatatatatggttCTAAGTTGAAAAGGGTGTTTGTCAATGA includes these proteins:
- the LOC136209125 gene encoding heavy metal-associated isoprenylated plant protein 37 → MTKDQDFKLLKIQTCVLKVNIHCDGCKHKVKKLLQRIEGVYQVNIDADQQKVTVSGSVDSATLIKKLGKAGKHAEIWSQKPNNQDQKQKNNNFVKDESNNKSQNIKGLEALKKQQKFPAFSSEEEEDDDYFDDEEDDDEEEDEEDELRFLRPTQLGLLRQQMDANNAKKGIDGVITAAAAAAAANNNKMNNILNGNVEKKGNSNPNQNVCLKMNPEKAMAMAGLKMNNAQLGGGNITSPEEGRMMNLAGFHGNSAAGAGGALGGGVGGNNHNGYQQVQSNNGSFPTSSMMMMNMNGSQHHPAVMMNMQQNRNEMMQNQGQAQLQPQMMYNRAALIPPNTAYYYNYSPAPYPPPYTYTDQLPNLNGDNYVAATTHVLSDENTSICAIM